In the genome of Mytilus edulis chromosome 3, xbMytEdul2.2, whole genome shotgun sequence, one region contains:
- the LOC139517300 gene encoding calmodulin-like isoform X2 — MSYPELDEGTIAELKDVFSSFDQDGDGMITTKELGTVLGQLGMHPSEAELHDMIDAVDSDGNGTIDFPEFLNMMASKMDELGTEDEIRETFLFFDKNGDGLISAKELRMVMLNLGEKMTDDEINDMIQEADTNGDGVINYEGVVHQSDAE; from the exons ATGTCATAT CCGGAGTTAGACGAAGGAACAATTGCAG AATTAAAAGATGTATTCAGTAGCTTTGACCAAGATGGAGATGGCATGATAACTACTAAAGAACTAGGAACAGTATTAGGACAACTTGGTATGCACCCATCAGAAGCAGAGTTACATGATATGATTGATGCAGTAGACTCGGACG GTAACGGGACCATAGATTTTCCGGAATTTCTAAACATGATGGCATCCAAAATGGACGAACTTGGCACTGAAGACGAAATTCGTGAAACATTCCtattttttgacaaaaatggCGACGGACTTATATCAGCAAAGGAATTGCGAATGGTAATGTTAAATTTAGGAGAAAAAATGACAGATGATGAAATAAATGACATGATTCAAGAGGCTGACACAAACGGGGACGGCGTTATCAATTACGAAGGTGT
- the LOC139517300 gene encoding calmodulin-like isoform X1 encodes MSYPELDEGTIAELKDVFSSFDQDGDGMITTKELGTVLGQLGMHPSEAELHDMIDAVDSDGNGTIDFPEFLNMMASKMDELGTEDEIRETFLFFDKNGDGLISAKELRMVMLNLGEKMTDDEINDMIQEADTNGDGVINYEEFTRVMLSK; translated from the exons ATGTCATAT CCGGAGTTAGACGAAGGAACAATTGCAG AATTAAAAGATGTATTCAGTAGCTTTGACCAAGATGGAGATGGCATGATAACTACTAAAGAACTAGGAACAGTATTAGGACAACTTGGTATGCACCCATCAGAAGCAGAGTTACATGATATGATTGATGCAGTAGACTCGGACG GTAACGGGACCATAGATTTTCCGGAATTTCTAAACATGATGGCATCCAAAATGGACGAACTTGGCACTGAAGACGAAATTCGTGAAACATTCCtattttttgacaaaaatggCGACGGACTTATATCAGCAAAGGAATTGCGAATGGTAATGTTAAATTTAGGAGAAAAAATGACAGATGATGAAATAAATGACATGATTCAAGAGGCTGACACAAACGGGGACGGCGTTATCAATTACGAAG